A window of the Burkholderia sp. 9120 genome harbors these coding sequences:
- a CDS encoding YjgN family protein, giving the protein MNSLDQKQPLLTYDGKIGELYGIFIKNLLLQIITLGIYRFWATTNTRRYIWSRMRFQGERFEYTGTGGELFKGFLLAIAIVIGAAVGAVVLSAILHAVTGSALLAALPVIAFYILIAVVAAGAYFSAQRYRLSRTQWCGIRGGMTGSSLVYGGYALLYGLLCIVTLWQMLPWVSMRLAERRINASSFGSQQFHFQGRAGALYGAFVGTFVGVVALLAVLVMIFLKSFMLLLPFGHAPLKAGDPGAAMAFGSVFLFYVLFIVGALLIQCAYLALVTRHVMGNTTLGSQLRFGSSITGKRLLGMMLGNLAIVVFTLGLGLPIVLHRVMRVVADTLQVSGQLDPQTLGQSDQAPPRTGEGMLNLLDHGGAF; this is encoded by the coding sequence ATGAATTCACTCGACCAGAAGCAGCCGCTATTGACCTACGACGGCAAGATTGGAGAGCTGTACGGGATTTTCATCAAAAATCTGCTGTTGCAGATCATCACCCTGGGGATTTATCGTTTTTGGGCGACCACCAATACCCGCCGCTATATCTGGTCGAGAATGCGGTTTCAAGGTGAACGGTTTGAATACACCGGCACCGGTGGTGAGTTGTTCAAAGGTTTTCTGCTGGCGATCGCGATTGTGATCGGCGCGGCTGTCGGCGCGGTCGTTCTCAGCGCCATTCTGCACGCCGTGACCGGCAGTGCGTTGCTGGCCGCGTTGCCGGTGATTGCTTTCTACATCCTGATCGCGGTCGTCGCGGCGGGCGCGTATTTCAGCGCGCAACGCTACCGGCTGAGCCGCACGCAATGGTGCGGGATTCGTGGCGGCATGACGGGTTCGTCGCTGGTCTACGGCGGCTATGCGTTGCTGTACGGCCTGCTGTGCATCGTCACGCTGTGGCAGATGCTGCCCTGGGTATCCATGCGCCTTGCCGAGCGCCGCATCAACGCGAGCAGCTTCGGCAGTCAGCAGTTTCATTTTCAGGGTCGTGCCGGCGCGCTGTATGGCGCGTTCGTCGGGACGTTCGTTGGCGTGGTTGCGTTGCTTGCCGTACTCGTGATGATCTTCCTCAAGAGCTTCATGCTGCTGCTGCCGTTCGGCCATGCGCCGCTGAAGGCGGGCGATCCCGGTGCGGCCATGGCGTTTGGCTCGGTGTTCCTGTTTTATGTGCTGTTCATCGTCGGCGCGCTGCTGATTCAGTGCGCTTATCTGGCGCTCGTGACGCGCCACGTGATGGGCAATACCACGCTCGGCTCGCAACTGCGCTTCGGCAGCAGCATTACCGGGAAGCGCCTGCTCGGCATGATGCTGGGCAATCTGGCGATCGTCGTCTTTACGCTTGGGTTGGGGCTGCCTATCGTGCTGCATCGCGTGATGCGGGTGGTGGCGGATACGCTTCAGGTATCCGGCCAGCTCGATCCGCAGACGCTCGGTCAGAGCGACCAGGCGCCGCCGCGTACCGGCGAAGGCATGTTGAACCTGCTCGATCATGGTGGCGCGTTCTGA
- a CDS encoding DUF2135 domain-containing protein, producing MRAAPAVAVSFAVSFAFVLSSAGLLAGTTTEAQAADADGAIADLTGAFGGWRHSGLTNEGEHFVAAYPRPPVDRGAQRYRTLIEGRLKHIDKHARRPPTLVVNGNPTPLYTDDEGAFARPWAFGAGSNSIELISADGKQHQRMQFYEADHSKPQAKLRAIVTWDDPHAQVDLHVITPDGLHAFFANPTLDDGSGFDVDSVDGAGPGIFSSAAPEHGTWLFFLNYWGNFDSTGYNFDATAHDRDVITATLTLVFNENTPNERRETKIVPLRKIGDLMLVKSERL from the coding sequence ATGCGCGCTGCCCCGGCGGTGGCGGTATCGTTTGCGGTTTCGTTCGCGTTTGTGTTGAGCTCGGCCGGGTTGCTGGCCGGCACGACGACTGAGGCGCAGGCCGCCGACGCCGACGGCGCCATCGCGGATCTGACCGGCGCCTTCGGCGGCTGGCGGCATAGCGGGCTGACGAACGAAGGCGAGCATTTCGTTGCGGCGTATCCGCGGCCGCCGGTCGATCGTGGCGCGCAGCGCTACCGCACGCTGATCGAAGGGCGCCTGAAGCACATCGACAAGCACGCGCGCAGACCGCCTACGTTAGTCGTCAACGGCAACCCGACGCCGCTCTATACCGACGACGAAGGTGCGTTCGCGCGGCCGTGGGCGTTCGGCGCGGGGTCGAACAGCATCGAGCTGATTTCCGCCGACGGCAAGCAGCATCAGCGCATGCAGTTTTACGAAGCCGACCACAGCAAGCCGCAGGCGAAACTGCGCGCGATCGTCACGTGGGACGATCCGCATGCCCAGGTCGATCTGCACGTGATCACGCCCGACGGCCTGCATGCGTTCTTCGCCAATCCGACACTCGACGACGGCAGCGGCTTCGACGTCGATTCGGTGGACGGCGCGGGGCCGGGGATTTTTTCGTCGGCGGCGCCGGAGCATGGCACGTGGCTGTTCTTTCTGAATTACTGGGGCAACTTCGATTCGACCGGCTATAACTTCGACGCCACCGCGCATGATCGCGACGTGATTACGGCGACGCTGACGCTGGTCTTCAACGAAAATACGCCGAACGAACGGCGTGAAACGAAGATCGTGCCGCTGCGCAAAATCGGCGACCTGATGCTCGTGAAAAGCGAGCGACTTTGA
- a CDS encoding alpha-2-macroglobulin gives MNRMNSVMPSNGWLARVRSGARNRAAVTLAALFAAMTLALAPSAYADDSASAASAADTSIAANPTLQAAPSSNFSSQKVDGQPFFLLSDASFGSDQLAQVRLEAPGREYKDALQAYGGADIVVYRVAKPLDFLKAQKNLHRLNVAPNYQGEGLANTLAYLWDRWFTEARRAWQRVLSFATRSKATEAAPQFKLGEQTGRATQFEPNAQFAPLKGYDIVARFRYPIWDAKVIEPPKGVNLEGSSSNFIEASSGNVMIPVGKLPPGLYIVEAVIGNYCAHTLLFVSDTVAVVKAASSGMLVWTTRRDNGKPVANTDVSWTDGVGVLQSGTTGNDGALMLQHVSPERSYVLGADPQGGVFVSENFYYDSEIYNTKIYAVTDRPMYRPGDPVHVKFIGRTFQNATQSTAPVEADIKLDVLDPNGAPVATSKVHFASDTGADTAFTLPADATAGGYTLRFDYNGDVYGSAFRVAEYVKPHFDVNLSMDKADYATGEPLKGKIQLRYPDGKPVRDSKISVTLRAQKVTIVDGELRYAGLFPVKLEQQELKTDSDGNASLTLPAAKEPSRYALTLFAQDGAAYKVRVTREVLIARGATPYRLTSAKSFSQPKEAVNFDLQALGTLDPASHAPSKWEWTRLESQTHGEGALKGTAANGTLSFPVQFDEPGSYMLSVKDDQGNLLAAASHWVAGDGLKAIPGSVEIVFDRDRYKIGDTAEALITFPMPVDDALLTLERDNVEHRALLSAGGDWLQLQRVAPSQWKARIKVGAEFAPNMTFSVLYVHAGEFVFQNAGIVVAQPQIELNVKSDKPVYGPGDTVTLNFDSTLNGKPEAANLTVSVVDEMVYVLQPEIAPNIVDFFYHPRRNNVRTSSSLSFITYDLARAPLKGAPGGPQRANYNERGVKVLERPRRDDQDTAAWEGNLKTDANGHATMTFKMPDSLARWRITVRAAAPDGMVGQRTAYVRSDKALYLKWSGPSHFRLNDQPTVDMIAFNQTDADMDAQWLVDGGGLSLNQKVTLKRGANYLRLPSGALKAGVINSTLRRDGKDVDRLQTTIHLDASGWLDLHQNTVALDGSNKPLDLPQDAQDINVRFIGSAASQFMRVADDLINYPYGCAEQTSSRLIPLALAHDAIGHGDNASSTQGLEALLRNQRQRLAMLAGVGGTFGWWGDTTGGSALITAYAYYADWLASRSLGISLPADNWQHAMDVYRDAGAKEPLLHRALALWFMQQMGLPVATPVSGVASDLLSDAAATANAPATANKGPTYGASDSIVFAQADSPRGKQMAMLLIASMARGTNAQLPDGFDAAANAARTALTNDQTPLVQSLLVMTGGDSGAAADTSALLAKSSADYPTLDRALTLSWLRKGLGGDAPVGTLPSLQGAGWTRATTPTGTPLWKWNGVSAPTTLDAGAARTDVNALVSFRSHASEDSRLNITIERHFYKLEPLEVKADPKKGESAESQLGRATFTAKRVKSGDAIDSNALYVDEVTLTPRSGNAYHYGLLDVPLPPGGDVEATSWGVSIDGLPGEKEGVSGPQPFARAASYEMGELAYHQPVPLLDRPVTLRQLVRFALPGTFALPPARYFRMYQPDAKAFEGGKSDRVNTLRIE, from the coding sequence ATGAACCGAATGAACTCCGTCATGCCATCGAATGGTTGGTTGGCTCGCGTGCGCAGTGGCGCGCGCAACCGCGCGGCCGTCACGCTGGCCGCACTGTTTGCCGCCATGACCCTGGCGCTCGCACCGTCCGCTTATGCCGACGACAGCGCGTCGGCAGCCAGCGCCGCCGATACCAGCATTGCCGCGAATCCGACCCTGCAGGCCGCGCCGAGCAGCAACTTCAGTTCGCAGAAGGTCGACGGCCAGCCGTTCTTCCTGCTCTCGGACGCGAGCTTCGGCAGCGATCAACTGGCGCAGGTGCGGCTGGAAGCGCCCGGCCGCGAGTACAAGGACGCGCTGCAGGCGTATGGCGGCGCGGACATCGTGGTGTATCGCGTGGCCAAGCCGCTGGACTTTCTGAAGGCGCAAAAGAATCTACATCGGCTGAACGTCGCGCCGAATTACCAGGGCGAAGGGCTCGCGAATACGCTCGCGTATCTGTGGGACCGCTGGTTCACCGAAGCGCGCCGCGCGTGGCAGCGGGTGTTGTCGTTCGCGACGCGCAGCAAGGCGACCGAAGCGGCGCCGCAATTCAAGCTCGGCGAGCAGACCGGTCGCGCGACGCAGTTCGAGCCAAACGCGCAATTCGCGCCGCTGAAGGGCTATGACATCGTCGCGCGCTTCCGCTATCCGATCTGGGACGCGAAAGTGATCGAACCGCCCAAGGGCGTGAATCTGGAAGGCAGTAGCAGCAACTTTATCGAAGCCAGTTCGGGCAACGTGATGATTCCGGTCGGCAAGCTGCCGCCGGGGCTGTATATCGTCGAGGCCGTGATCGGCAACTATTGCGCGCATACGCTGCTGTTCGTGTCGGACACCGTGGCGGTCGTCAAAGCGGCGTCGAGCGGCATGCTGGTGTGGACCACGCGGCGCGATAACGGCAAGCCGGTGGCGAATACGGACGTGAGCTGGACCGACGGCGTCGGCGTTTTGCAAAGCGGCACGACCGGCAACGACGGCGCGCTGATGCTGCAACACGTGAGCCCCGAGCGCAGTTATGTGCTCGGCGCCGATCCGCAGGGCGGCGTGTTCGTCTCCGAGAATTTCTATTACGACAGCGAGATCTACAACACGAAGATCTACGCCGTGACCGATCGGCCGATGTACCGGCCCGGCGATCCGGTGCATGTGAAGTTTATCGGCCGTACGTTCCAGAACGCGACGCAATCCACCGCGCCCGTCGAAGCCGACATCAAGCTCGACGTGCTCGATCCGAACGGCGCGCCGGTCGCGACCAGCAAGGTGCATTTCGCGTCGGATACCGGCGCGGACACCGCGTTCACGCTGCCCGCCGACGCCACCGCCGGCGGCTACACGTTGCGTTTCGATTACAACGGCGACGTGTACGGCAGCGCGTTCCGCGTCGCCGAATACGTGAAGCCGCATTTCGACGTGAACCTGTCGATGGACAAGGCCGACTACGCGACCGGCGAGCCGCTGAAGGGCAAGATCCAGTTGCGTTACCCGGACGGCAAGCCGGTGCGCGACAGCAAGATCTCGGTCACGTTGCGCGCGCAGAAGGTCACGATCGTCGACGGTGAATTGCGTTATGCGGGGCTCTTTCCGGTCAAGCTCGAACAGCAGGAGTTGAAGACCGATAGCGACGGCAATGCGAGTCTCACGCTGCCGGCCGCGAAGGAACCGAGCCGCTACGCGTTGACGCTGTTCGCGCAGGACGGTGCGGCGTACAAGGTGCGCGTGACGCGCGAAGTGCTGATTGCGCGTGGCGCCACGCCGTATCGGCTGACGTCCGCGAAGTCGTTCTCGCAGCCGAAAGAAGCGGTCAACTTCGACCTGCAGGCGCTCGGTACGCTCGACCCCGCGTCGCATGCGCCGTCCAAGTGGGAATGGACCCGCCTCGAATCGCAGACGCATGGCGAAGGCGCGCTCAAGGGCACCGCCGCGAACGGCACGCTGTCGTTCCCGGTGCAGTTCGACGAACCCGGTTCGTACATGCTGTCGGTCAAGGACGACCAGGGCAATCTGCTCGCCGCCGCGAGCCATTGGGTGGCAGGCGACGGGTTGAAAGCGATTCCGGGCAGCGTCGAAATCGTGTTCGATCGCGACCGGTACAAGATCGGCGATACCGCCGAGGCGCTGATCACGTTCCCGATGCCGGTCGACGACGCGTTGCTGACGCTCGAACGCGACAACGTCGAACATCGCGCGCTGCTGTCGGCGGGCGGCGACTGGTTGCAACTGCAACGTGTCGCGCCGTCGCAATGGAAGGCGCGCATCAAGGTCGGCGCAGAGTTCGCGCCGAACATGACGTTCTCGGTGCTGTACGTGCATGCCGGCGAATTCGTGTTCCAGAACGCGGGCATTGTCGTCGCGCAGCCGCAGATCGAATTGAACGTGAAGAGCGACAAGCCGGTGTACGGCCCGGGCGACACGGTCACGCTGAACTTCGACAGCACGTTGAACGGCAAGCCGGAAGCGGCGAACCTGACGGTCAGCGTGGTCGATGAAATGGTCTACGTGTTGCAGCCGGAAATCGCGCCGAATATCGTCGACTTTTTCTATCACCCGCGCCGCAATAACGTGCGGACCTCGTCGAGCCTGTCGTTCATTACGTACGACCTCGCGCGTGCGCCGCTGAAGGGCGCGCCGGGCGGCCCGCAACGCGCGAACTACAACGAGCGCGGCGTGAAGGTGCTCGAACGGCCGCGTCGCGACGATCAGGACACAGCCGCGTGGGAAGGCAACCTGAAAACCGACGCGAACGGTCACGCCACGATGACCTTCAAGATGCCGGACTCGCTCGCGCGCTGGCGCATTACGGTGCGCGCGGCGGCGCCGGACGGCATGGTCGGTCAGCGCACCGCATACGTGCGTTCGGACAAGGCGCTGTATCTGAAGTGGAGCGGGCCGTCGCATTTCCGCCTGAACGATCAGCCGACCGTCGACATGATCGCCTTCAACCAGACGGATGCGGACATGGACGCGCAGTGGCTGGTGGACGGCGGCGGTCTGTCGCTGAACCAGAAGGTCACGCTCAAGCGCGGCGCGAACTATCTGCGCTTGCCGAGCGGCGCGCTGAAGGCCGGCGTGATCAACTCGACCTTGCGGCGCGACGGTAAAGACGTGGACCGTTTGCAGACCACGATCCATCTCGACGCAAGCGGCTGGCTCGACCTGCATCAAAACACGGTCGCGCTGGACGGTTCGAACAAGCCGCTCGATCTGCCGCAAGACGCGCAAGACATTAACGTGCGCTTTATCGGCAGCGCGGCGAGCCAGTTCATGCGCGTCGCCGACGATCTGATCAACTATCCGTACGGTTGTGCCGAACAGACCTCGAGCCGCTTGATTCCGCTGGCGCTCGCGCATGATGCGATCGGTCACGGCGATAACGCGAGTTCGACGCAAGGGCTCGAAGCGCTGCTGCGCAATCAGCGGCAGCGTCTGGCGATGCTGGCGGGTGTCGGCGGTACGTTCGGCTGGTGGGGAGACACCACTGGCGGCAGCGCGCTGATCACCGCCTACGCGTATTACGCGGACTGGCTCGCGAGCCGCAGCCTCGGCATCAGCCTGCCCGCCGACAACTGGCAGCACGCGATGGACGTGTATCGCGATGCAGGCGCGAAGGAACCGCTGCTGCATCGTGCGCTGGCGTTGTGGTTCATGCAGCAGATGGGCTTGCCGGTCGCTACGCCGGTCTCGGGCGTCGCGTCGGATCTGTTGAGCGATGCAGCGGCGACCGCCAATGCGCCGGCCACCGCAAACAAAGGCCCGACGTATGGCGCATCGGACAGCATCGTATTCGCGCAAGCCGATTCGCCGCGCGGCAAGCAGATGGCGATGCTGCTGATCGCTTCGATGGCGCGCGGCACAAACGCGCAACTGCCGGATGGTTTCGACGCCGCCGCGAACGCCGCACGTACCGCGTTGACGAACGATCAGACGCCGCTGGTGCAAAGCCTGCTCGTGATGACCGGTGGCGATAGCGGCGCGGCGGCGGATACATCGGCGTTGCTGGCGAAGAGCAGCGCCGATTACCCGACGCTCGACCGCGCGCTGACGTTGTCGTGGCTGCGCAAGGGCCTCGGCGGCGATGCGCCGGTGGGCACGTTGCCGTCGCTGCAAGGCGCGGGCTGGACGCGCGCCACGACGCCGACCGGCACGCCGCTGTGGAAGTGGAACGGCGTCAGTGCGCCGACCACGCTCGACGCCGGCGCGGCGCGGACCGACGTCAACGCGCTGGTCTCGTTCCGCAGTCACGCGAGCGAGGACAGCCGTCTGAACATCACGATCGAGCGTCATTTCTACAAGCTCGAACCGCTGGAAGTGAAGGCCGATCCGAAGAAGGGCGAAAGCGCCGAGAGCCAGTTGGGCCGCGCGACGTTCACCGCGAAGCGCGTGAAGTCGGGCGACGCGATCGACAGCAACGCGCTGTACGTCGACGAAGTCACGCTCACGCCGCGCTCGGGCAATGCCTACCACTATGGTTTGCTGGACGTGCCGCTGCCGCCGGGTGGCGATGTCGAAGCAACGAGCTGGGGCGTGTCGATCGACGGTCTGCCTGGCGAGAAGGAAGGCGTGAGCGGTCCGCAGCCATTCGCGCGCGCCGCGTCGTACGAGATGGGTGAGCTGGCGTATCACCAGCCGGTGCCCCTGCTCGACCGTCCGGTCACGTTGCGGCAACTGGTGCGCTTCGCGTTGCCGGGCACGTTCGCGTTGCCGCCCGCGCGCTACTTCCGCATGTATCAGCCGGACGCGAAGGCGTTCGAAGGCGGCAAGAGCGATCGCGTGAATACGCTGCGCATCGAGTAA
- a CDS encoding DUF1175 family protein, whose translation MRSLRVPSASRRAWFAHAASAFVLSGLAPYAHALSSTTASPDPDALSPQQSAAFRAWFVRIVDQQMRRGPTPRWTQRDCAGLVRFAVGETLKSHDTRWLRANGMTSLADTGSLPPELQLSASQRTLANRWTQLDGSTSAYASAIALIQRNSRFVSKDVNQALPGDLLFFDQGDDQHLMIWLDRYIAYHTGTVTPTDTGLRAVAVSDLMQWKDSRWQPLDGNPNFVGVFRLDFLTP comes from the coding sequence GTGCGCTCACTTCGCGTCCCCAGCGCGTCGCGTCGCGCGTGGTTCGCGCACGCGGCCTCGGCGTTCGTGCTGAGCGGCCTCGCGCCCTATGCGCACGCCCTCAGCAGCACCACCGCCTCGCCCGATCCCGACGCGCTTTCGCCGCAACAATCCGCCGCCTTCCGCGCGTGGTTCGTGCGGATCGTCGACCAGCAGATGCGGCGCGGCCCTACGCCGCGCTGGACGCAACGCGACTGCGCGGGCCTCGTGCGCTTCGCGGTCGGCGAGACGCTTAAATCGCACGACACCCGCTGGCTGCGGGCCAACGGCATGACCAGTCTCGCGGACACCGGCAGCCTGCCGCCGGAGCTGCAACTGTCGGCGTCGCAGCGCACGCTCGCGAATCGCTGGACGCAACTCGACGGCTCGACCAGCGCGTACGCGTCGGCGATTGCACTGATTCAACGCAACAGCCGTTTTGTCTCGAAGGACGTCAACCAGGCGCTGCCCGGCGACCTGCTGTTCTTCGACCAGGGCGACGACCAGCATCTGATGATCTGGCTGGATCGCTACATCGCTTATCACACAGGCACCGTCACGCCGACCGATACCGGTCTGCGCGCCGTCGCCGTTTCCGACCTGATGCAATGGAAAGATTCCCGCTGGCAGCCGCTCGACGGCAATCCGAATTTCGTTGGCGTGTTTCGTTTGGACTTTTTGACACCATGA
- a CDS encoding DUF2300 domain-containing protein: MVRTLRHTCHRLATALRVALVVGVGCGSGGTVAVAAVPGSTAAMPAASQAPLLRFAWLRDGQSQLWQVSTDGPATGIAPQAAQALPATLETPLGSVWKLFVYAYLVGRNIAAPDYTCSGGDREEVYCCMTGGHIDREHALVQSCGLFFEPARLQLDPADWRKYWSAAHAPAWLRDLHAMTPARRVPVSDLLAALQAVPARPREAASSTLVSVLTSGRGEGTVALYGSVLRAKTWTIPDPARPGASIGGAAGWLADGTPVWLGGPGGSPRVLAAAAPRIAPLLTQVTIPDDGACVLVDFFSRYPIREVLGDSGPAAAPDGVLRGDFRVGFVNGNWARVTSRGELRLDRDASGALQVVGRFGMNDYVARVVEREGDTSQPEAAKALAVAARTYAVQHGNHDHGCYRIDDSSNTQRVLPRAPTAAARRAADLTDALVLTGVPVQYHHDKAAPGQMSWLAAKASAQSGQTFDAILARTWPQATLTSFLSPLSGDCIAVAGAQDWLRRNAQLWARRLDGAAGYETPDLPAVCEVREGRPYEDAQRNRIYIYRLQTEEDRIALTHEYIHLAFQHHPRGVDEEFVERTARTLIRTDNPIQ; encoded by the coding sequence ATGGTCCGCACGCTTCGGCATACCTGTCATCGTCTGGCGACTGCGCTGCGGGTCGCGCTCGTCGTCGGCGTGGGGTGCGGGAGCGGCGGCACGGTCGCGGTTGCGGCTGTGCCGGGGTCGACCGCTGCGATGCCGGCCGCGTCCCAGGCGCCGTTGCTGCGCTTTGCCTGGTTGCGTGACGGGCAGAGCCAGCTCTGGCAGGTCAGCACCGACGGCCCGGCAACCGGCATTGCGCCGCAAGCCGCGCAAGCGCTGCCGGCCACGCTGGAAACGCCGCTCGGCAGCGTGTGGAAGCTGTTCGTCTACGCGTATCTGGTCGGCCGCAACATCGCCGCGCCGGATTACACCTGCAGCGGCGGCGATCGCGAGGAAGTGTATTGCTGCATGACGGGCGGTCACATCGACCGTGAACATGCGCTGGTGCAATCGTGTGGACTGTTCTTCGAGCCCGCGCGCCTGCAACTCGATCCCGCCGACTGGCGCAAATATTGGAGCGCCGCTCACGCGCCCGCCTGGCTGCGCGATCTTCACGCGATGACGCCGGCGCGCCGCGTGCCGGTGAGCGATCTGCTCGCCGCGTTGCAGGCAGTGCCCGCACGGCCGCGCGAGGCGGCGTCGAGCACGCTGGTGTCGGTGCTAACGAGCGGACGCGGCGAAGGCACGGTGGCGCTCTACGGCAGCGTGCTGCGCGCCAAAACCTGGACGATACCGGATCCGGCGCGGCCGGGTGCGTCGATCGGCGGCGCGGCGGGCTGGCTCGCCGACGGCACGCCGGTGTGGCTCGGCGGCCCGGGCGGCAGTCCGCGCGTGCTCGCGGCTGCCGCGCCGCGCATCGCGCCGCTGCTGACGCAAGTCACTATTCCCGACGACGGCGCGTGCGTGCTGGTTGATTTTTTCAGCCGCTATCCGATTCGCGAGGTGCTCGGCGACAGCGGGCCGGCTGCTGCGCCGGATGGGGTGTTGCGTGGCGATTTCCGCGTTGGGTTCGTCAACGGCAATTGGGCGCGGGTGACGAGTCGCGGCGAGCTGCGACTCGATCGCGACGCAAGCGGCGCGCTGCAAGTGGTCGGCCGTTTCGGCATGAACGACTACGTGGCGCGGGTGGTCGAGCGGGAAGGCGACACGAGCCAGCCGGAAGCGGCCAAGGCGCTGGCGGTGGCCGCGCGTACTTACGCCGTGCAGCACGGCAATCACGATCACGGCTGTTACCGGATCGACGACAGCAGCAACACGCAGCGTGTTCTGCCGCGTGCGCCGACCGCCGCCGCGCGCCGCGCCGCGGATCTGACCGACGCGCTCGTGCTGACCGGCGTGCCGGTGCAGTATCACCACGACAAAGCCGCGCCGGGGCAGATGAGCTGGCTGGCCGCGAAGGCGTCCGCGCAAAGCGGCCAGACCTTCGACGCGATCCTCGCCCGCACCTGGCCGCAAGCGACGCTGACGTCGTTCCTGAGCCCGCTGTCCGGCGACTGCATCGCGGTGGCCGGCGCGCAGGACTGGCTGCGACGCAACGCGCAATTGTGGGCACGGCGTCTGGACGGCGCGGCCGGTTACGAGACGCCCGATCTGCCGGCCGTGTGCGAGGTGCGCGAAGGGCGGCCGTATGAGGATGCGCAGCGCAATCGCATCTACATCTATCGGCTGCAGACCGAAGAGGACCGCATCGCGCTGACGCATGAATATATTCACCTCGCGTTTCAGCATCATCCGCGTGGCGTCGATGAAGAGTTCGTCGAACGTACTGCGCGCACGCTGATTCGTACCGACAATCCGATCCAATGA
- a CDS encoding DUF2135 domain-containing protein, which yields MTSRTTRWMKAACGVLVVAGLQAASVARASDIDFAAPLNGWRNTSGDTERYTQDVHYPAVAVQTPEGQSKFALIEGQIRNTPKKKGTSVGTLVVNGTPLPQRVEEDGKFSRPYAFPSGSNGIELRAPDGTRKRVQFYDAYSGKTQPKLRVLLAWDTDGTDLDLHIVSPDGVHTWYGDRVAPNGGSLDVDVTTGYGPEIYSSAAPLKGTYLVYVNYYGNGNSGADITVAQITIITNENTPDEKSETIRVPMRKPGELTLVKTFVLP from the coding sequence ATGACGTCCAGAACGACACGGTGGATGAAGGCGGCTTGCGGTGTGCTCGTCGTGGCTGGCTTGCAGGCGGCGAGCGTGGCGCGCGCGAGCGATATCGACTTCGCCGCGCCGTTGAACGGCTGGCGCAACACCAGCGGCGACACCGAGCGCTATACACAGGATGTGCATTACCCAGCGGTCGCAGTGCAGACGCCGGAAGGCCAGTCGAAGTTCGCGCTGATCGAAGGGCAGATTCGCAACACGCCCAAGAAGAAGGGCACCTCGGTCGGCACGCTGGTGGTCAACGGCACGCCGCTGCCGCAGCGCGTGGAAGAGGACGGCAAGTTCTCGCGCCCTTACGCGTTTCCTTCGGGCAGCAACGGCATCGAACTGCGTGCGCCGGACGGCACCCGCAAGCGCGTGCAGTTCTATGACGCGTACAGCGGCAAGACCCAGCCGAAGCTGCGCGTGCTGCTCGCGTGGGACACCGACGGCACCGACCTGGACCTGCACATCGTATCGCCCGATGGCGTGCATACCTGGTACGGCGACCGCGTGGCGCCGAACGGCGGCTCGCTCGACGTGGACGTGACGACCGGCTATGGGCCGGAGATTTATTCGTCGGCCGCGCCGTTGAAGGGCACTTATCTCGTCTATGTGAATTACTACGGCAACGGCAATAGCGGCGCGGATATCACGGTCGCGCAGATCACCATCATCACCAACGAAAATACGCCGGACGAAAAGAGCGAAACGATTCGTGTGCCGATGCGTAAGCCCGGTGAGTTGACGCTAGTAAAAACCTTTGTGCTGCCGTGA